A region from the Gossypium hirsutum isolate 1008001.06 chromosome A08, Gossypium_hirsutum_v2.1, whole genome shotgun sequence genome encodes:
- the LOC121204906 gene encoding putative RING-H2 finger protein ATL36, with amino-acid sequence MASTPYQYDIIHHQTFEDNLISQSHDVAFVNIELTLDFLLLSVHHDCLADISTITNCASLRETFRFELDIMENQHLFHQVLFPTFRRLRINTASLAYHNFVHEIFVRAMRSIGTIPEVLPLRSLIHASTVEHDSVHNDEVLMGRALAESALEFGSSNYDMVPAKESLVKEMVKVVKVEAGDEEDCIICLEELEVGFYASQMPCSHTFHVDCIVKWLKQSHYCPICRFEMPTN; translated from the coding sequence ATGGCTTCAACTCCATACCAGTATGATATCATTCACCACCAAACTTTTGAAGATAACCTCATCTCACAATCTCATGATGTTGCTTTCGTCAATATTGAATTAACCCTTGACTTCCTTCTCCTATCCGTCCACCATGATTGCTTAGCAGACATCTCCACCATCACCAACTGTGCGTCCTTACGAGAAACCTTTCGTTTCGAGCTCGACATTATGGAAAACCAGCACCTGTTTCACCAAGTTCTGTTTCCCACGTTTAGAAGGCTCCGAATCAACACGGCCTCCCTTGCTTATCATAACTTCGTTCATGAAATTTTTGTACGTGCGATGCGTAGCATAGGAACTATTCCTGAAGTCTTGCCCTTACGATCACTGATACATGCTTCCACTGTGGAACACGATTCTGTTCACAATGACGAGGTTTTGATGGGAAGAGCTTTGGCTGAATCGGCATTGGAGTTTGGAAGCAGTAACTATGATATGGTTCCGGCTAAAGAGTCATTGGTTAAGGAGATGGTAAAGGTGGTCAAAGTAGAAGCTGGAGATGAAGAAGATTGCATAATATGTTTGGAGGAGCTGGAGGTTGGGTTTTATGCTTCTCAGATGCCTTGTTCTCATACTTTTCATGTCGATTGCATCGTGAAGTGGCTGAAGCAGAGCCATTATTGTCCTATTTGCCGGTTCGAGATGCCAACGAATTAG